The Virgibacillus phasianinus genome includes a window with the following:
- a CDS encoding transporter: MQQIMKTAYEGIMVLLVMLTLITLWSENTYNSTINWIVWGIFFIDFCIRLLMSKEKWEFIKRNPFLIIAIIPFDQFFQMARIVRIIYLFRIKTITKYYISPYLKKLNFRSMSILVSVLAILLFIESLVILRLESSIQTYYDALFVLFGYLFFFGHDTFIIENQFSVWSLTSISIVGIAIQGLALQWAFSIIESLFGSYKKKRSVSKENKEVV; the protein is encoded by the coding sequence ATGCAGCAAATAATGAAAACAGCATATGAAGGCATTATGGTCTTGCTTGTGATGCTCACACTCATAACCTTGTGGAGTGAAAACACATATAACTCCACGATAAACTGGATCGTGTGGGGGATATTTTTTATTGATTTTTGCATTCGTTTGTTGATGTCCAAGGAAAAATGGGAGTTTATTAAGCGAAACCCATTTCTTATCATAGCGATTATTCCGTTTGATCAGTTTTTCCAGATGGCTAGAATTGTACGGATTATTTATTTGTTTCGGATCAAGACAATCACAAAATACTATATTTCACCATATTTAAAAAAGCTAAATTTTCGTTCCATGAGTATACTTGTATCCGTGCTTGCCATTTTATTATTTATTGAATCGCTAGTAATTTTAAGGCTCGAAAGTTCGATTCAGACATATTATGACGCGTTATTTGTTTTATTTGGCTATTTGTTCTTTTTTGGTCATGATACGTTTATAATTGAGAACCAATTTTCAGTTTGGAGCTTAACCAGTATATCGATTGTTGGGATTGCGATTCAAGGGCTGGCATTGCAATGGGCGTTTTCAATTATAGAATCGCTGTTTGGAAGTTATAAAAAGAAACGGTCTGTATCCAAAGAGAACAAGGAAGTAGTGTAA
- a CDS encoding GNAT family N-acetyltransferase: MTEIKKGENKFFAGDNEAEPLAEITFSPADDGKLIIDHTFVSDELSGQGLAGKLVEKVVRYARAEGKKIIPECSYAKRKIDKTLEFQDVLAR; encoded by the coding sequence ATGACGGAAATTAAGAAAGGTGAAAATAAATTTTTTGCAGGGGATAATGAAGCAGAGCCTTTGGCAGAAATTACTTTCAGTCCTGCTGACGATGGTAAGTTAATTATTGACCATACGTTTGTTTCTGACGAGCTAAGTGGTCAAGGACTTGCCGGAAAGCTAGTGGAAAAGGTTGTTCGTTACGCCAGGGCAGAGGGAAAGAAAATCATACCCGAATGTTCTTATGCTAAAAGGAAAATAGATAAAACGCTAGAATTTCAAGATGTACTGGCACGATAG
- the cyoE gene encoding heme o synthase, with product MNKEVTPPSQEMESHAGKNGSILRDLKELFKAVVLLLNILPVFTGYWLALYFTNASFNDHWGIFLLTIIGSTMVMAGALLLNNWYDVDIDTVMARTKNRPTVTGSISLKTVLYMGIAFSVIGFILLLFTTIEAAIYAFIGWFTYVILYTMWSKRKYTLNTVIGSISGAVTPLIGWAAIEPAYHIVPIILFLILFIWQMPHTFAIAIKKYDEYKAAKVAMLPVVYGFGITKRQMVVYIACLLPLPFFLAQLGTVFIVASTILTVIWLVVSIGGFFTKDDWKWAQVMFLCSVNYLALLFLMMIIVTIPN from the coding sequence ATGAATAAAGAGGTTACTCCTCCCTCACAGGAGATGGAAAGCCATGCCGGGAAAAATGGTTCTATTTTAAGGGACTTGAAGGAGCTATTTAAAGCTGTCGTACTGTTATTAAATATATTACCTGTTTTTACGGGGTATTGGCTTGCGTTATATTTTACGAATGCATCTTTTAACGATCATTGGGGTATATTTTTATTAACCATTATAGGAAGTACAATGGTTATGGCAGGGGCACTTCTGCTTAATAACTGGTATGATGTTGATATTGATACAGTAATGGCCAGAACGAAAAATCGTCCAACAGTTACCGGCTCTATTTCGCTTAAAACGGTACTGTACATGGGAATTGCCTTTTCTGTAATTGGGTTTATTTTGCTGCTGTTCACAACAATTGAAGCGGCTATCTATGCATTTATAGGGTGGTTTACCTACGTCATCTTGTACACCATGTGGTCTAAGAGAAAATATACGCTTAATACAGTGATTGGAAGTATTTCAGGTGCAGTTACACCTTTAATTGGCTGGGCGGCAATTGAGCCGGCCTATCATATCGTGCCGATTATCTTATTCCTTATCTTGTTTATCTGGCAAATGCCTCATACATTTGCGATAGCAATTAAGAAGTATGATGAATATAAGGCTGCAAAAGTTGCCATGCTGCCAGTTGTTTATGGGTTTGGCATAACAAAACGACAGATGGTTGTCTATATCGCCTGTCTGCTCCCATTGCCATTTTTCTTAGCGCAACTTGGTACAGTATTTATTGTAGCTTCCACCATACTTACTGTCATTTGGTTGGTAGTCAGTATCGGCGGGTTTTTTACGAAGGATGATTGGAAATGGGCACAAGTAATGTTTCTTTGTTCAGTAAATTATTTAGCATTACTTTTCCTGATGATGATTATTGTTACAATACCTAATTAA
- a CDS encoding alpha/beta-type small acid-soluble spore protein, whose product MTRNNKILVPNARKELDQLKGRVMEAKGYEVNASDPDAVKYEVADEQGIHLKKKNNGQLTSEQAGKIGGPIGGNMVKEMIKMAQEQITRK is encoded by the coding sequence ATGACAAGGAATAATAAAATCCTGGTCCCGAATGCACGAAAAGAATTGGATCAACTAAAAGGCCGCGTAATGGAGGCAAAAGGGTATGAGGTGAACGCGTCCGATCCTGATGCCGTAAAATACGAAGTCGCCGATGAACAAGGTATCCATTTAAAGAAAAAGAATAACGGTCAACTCACGTCTGAACAAGCTGGGAAAATTGGTGGACCCATTGGTGGGAACATGGTCAAAGAAATGATCAAAATGGCTCAGGAACAAATAACAAGAAAATAA
- a CDS encoding glycine betaine uptake BCCT transporter, whose product MKKVTPVFWITLAITLILSFWGIFDPKGFEDISGTIMTYISIHFGWYYLLIVSLFVIFCLYLIISPYGKIRLGKQSDRPEFSYASWFAMLFSAGMGIGLVFYGVASPVSHYIETPPTAKPGTVEALEDALRITFFQYGIHAWAIYAIIALVLAYFTFRHGKPGLISATLEPLFGDKINGPWGKFIDIIAVFATIVGVATTLGFGATQINGGFTYLFGIDSSFWVQLIIIIVVTILFMFSAYSGLSKGIKYLSNANMTLAGILFFATLILGPTLYILNSLIDTTGAYIQSLPTESLRISPNDKGERQWVMDWTVFFWAWWIAWAPFVGIFIARISKGRTIREFLSGVLIVPSVISFLWFATFGMSGINAQNNGADIAGLPDEQALFGMFDQFPFSVILSILAILLIGTFFITSADSATFVLGMQTTNGSLSPPTAVKFVWGFAQSTIAAVLLYTGGLQALQNALISAALPFSFIMLLMVYSFYKALRKDKGESIL is encoded by the coding sequence ATGAAAAAGGTAACTCCCGTTTTTTGGATTACATTAGCTATTACATTGATTTTATCCTTTTGGGGGATTTTCGATCCCAAAGGATTTGAAGATATTTCAGGCACAATCATGACCTATATATCGATTCACTTTGGCTGGTATTATTTATTAATTGTTTCGTTGTTTGTCATTTTTTGTTTATACCTGATCATCAGCCCGTATGGAAAAATCAGGCTAGGCAAGCAAAGTGACAGGCCCGAATTCAGTTATGCCTCATGGTTTGCCATGCTATTTAGTGCCGGCATGGGAATCGGACTTGTATTTTATGGTGTAGCTTCGCCTGTATCCCATTATATTGAGACACCTCCTACGGCCAAACCCGGTACAGTAGAAGCACTTGAGGATGCATTGCGTATCACTTTCTTCCAATATGGCATACATGCATGGGCAATTTACGCCATTATTGCTTTAGTTCTTGCTTATTTTACGTTTCGTCACGGGAAGCCCGGACTAATTAGCGCTACACTTGAACCCTTATTTGGAGATAAAATAAATGGACCTTGGGGAAAGTTTATAGACATTATTGCTGTGTTCGCAACAATAGTTGGTGTTGCCACTACCCTTGGATTTGGTGCAACACAGATAAATGGCGGGTTCACCTACCTGTTTGGAATCGATAGTTCGTTCTGGGTGCAACTAATCATTATTATTGTTGTAACTATATTATTTATGTTTTCCGCTTACTCCGGTCTAAGTAAAGGCATCAAATATTTAAGTAATGCCAACATGACCTTAGCTGGAATTTTGTTCTTTGCCACCTTAATTCTTGGACCGACTTTGTACATTTTAAATTCACTTATAGATACAACTGGTGCATATATACAAAGTCTTCCAACAGAGAGTTTACGGATCTCACCAAATGATAAAGGGGAACGTCAATGGGTTATGGACTGGACCGTCTTCTTCTGGGCCTGGTGGATTGCCTGGGCCCCTTTCGTTGGTATCTTTATTGCCCGTATATCGAAAGGACGCACTATTCGCGAATTTTTATCAGGCGTTCTGATTGTTCCTTCCGTTATCAGCTTCTTATGGTTTGCTACATTTGGAATGTCAGGAATTAATGCGCAAAATAATGGTGCAGACATTGCCGGGCTGCCTGATGAACAAGCTCTATTCGGGATGTTTGACCAATTTCCATTTAGTGTAATTTTGTCCATATTGGCTATCCTGTTGATTGGAACATTTTTTATTACGTCAGCAGATTCAGCCACCTTTGTTCTTGGCATGCAGACAACTAATGGTTCTTTATCCCCTCCAACAGCTGTTAAATTTGTATGGGGCTTTGCCCAATCAACAATAGCTGCTGTACTCCTTTATACTGGTGGACTGCAGGCACTTCAAAATGCATTAATTTCAGCAGCATTACCATTTTCGTTTATCATGCTGTTGATGGTTTACTCTTTCTATAAAGCTCTAAGGAAGGATAAAGGAGAATCTATACTGTAG
- a CDS encoding threonine aldolase family protein, whose amino-acid sequence MTNKNALFDAFKQTKYQVAGHGPRNIQVLKDALENVDGEQESDMYGNGKIIEDFQDKIANYLGKESTVFFPSGTMAQQIALRIWCDDKGIKKVAYHPLCHMEIHEQDGLKKLHHIEPVLLADKDSVIRLEDVVNMESDVACILLELPQREIGGQLPDYQTLERISAYCRNNGIKIHLDGARLFEILPYYQKSAAEVCELFDSVYISIYKGIGGIAGAILAGEKDFTEKSKVWKRRHGGDLISFYPYIVSADYYFDQHADKMNQYYEEAKELAAFFNECGSVSTKPNIPVSNMFHVHFDMAKEDVVPVLLSVYKETGVGLAGNLQETSDKKCYFEISIGNKYSTIPKETLRKVFQMLDEKVK is encoded by the coding sequence TTGACTAATAAAAACGCTTTATTTGACGCATTTAAACAAACAAAGTATCAGGTGGCTGGGCATGGTCCGAGAAACATTCAAGTACTAAAAGATGCACTTGAAAATGTGGACGGGGAACAGGAAAGTGATATGTATGGAAATGGCAAGATTATAGAAGATTTTCAAGATAAAATAGCAAATTACTTAGGTAAGGAATCAACAGTATTTTTTCCAAGCGGAACAATGGCGCAGCAAATTGCACTAAGAATTTGGTGTGATGATAAAGGTATAAAAAAAGTGGCCTATCATCCATTATGTCATATGGAAATTCATGAACAGGATGGGCTAAAAAAATTGCATCATATTGAACCTGTCCTATTAGCAGACAAAGACAGCGTTATTCGATTGGAAGATGTAGTGAACATGGAATCAGACGTTGCTTGCATATTACTTGAGTTGCCGCAACGTGAGATTGGTGGGCAGTTACCAGATTATCAGACCCTCGAACGTATTTCTGCATACTGCCGGAATAATGGCATTAAGATTCATTTAGATGGAGCCAGACTTTTCGAGATCTTACCTTATTATCAAAAGTCAGCTGCCGAAGTATGTGAGCTGTTTGATAGTGTTTATATTTCTATTTACAAAGGAATTGGTGGAATTGCAGGGGCAATTTTGGCCGGTGAAAAGGACTTTACAGAGAAATCAAAAGTATGGAAAAGGCGTCATGGCGGGGATCTGATTAGCTTTTATCCGTACATAGTCAGTGCTGATTATTATTTTGACCAGCATGCAGATAAAATGAATCAGTACTATGAAGAAGCGAAAGAACTTGCTGCATTTTTTAATGAATGTGGTTCTGTTTCGACAAAGCCAAATATTCCAGTCTCGAATATGTTTCATGTCCATTTTGATATGGCGAAAGAAGATGTTGTACCAGTACTACTATCGGTTTATAAAGAAACCGGGGTTGGCTTGGCTGGAAATTTACAAGAGACAAGTGATAAGAAGTGCTATTTTGAAATAAGCATCGGGAATAAGTACTCAACTATACCTAAGGAAACCTTGCGGAAAGTATTTCAGATGCTTGATGAAAAAGTAAAGTAA
- a CDS encoding TIGR00341 family protein, which yields MELQLIEIYAPGNVNFENDLLQNFSYTSYWVSHLNDEVHIRILVEKQAAEKILNHLEKLASDEHSQFDALLYTIKAYIPSKYHEKNTPNDNKDEFERASRLELLSVVENSSKISSSFSWFTVFAALVAAVGIIQNSPGLVLGANIIDPSMKPITGVSFSSVLGEKKLIRQSIVTAMFGLFISITIAALLGFFIPLPTGSNEFISQTKVHILDIVVAISAGAAGAISFVKRSQGQLVGVMISLALLPPAIVLGMTLGAFQLQSAIQPLLLLLINVNSILLSAIIVFWLSGIKPVNWKDIKEASTSRVNSLLFTGIIFCILIIAVVLLQF from the coding sequence ATGGAGCTTCAGTTAATTGAGATATATGCACCCGGGAATGTCAACTTTGAAAATGATCTACTACAAAACTTTTCTTATACCTCCTATTGGGTATCACATTTAAACGACGAGGTACACATTCGGATTCTCGTTGAAAAACAAGCTGCAGAAAAAATTTTAAATCACCTTGAAAAATTGGCTTCAGATGAACACAGCCAATTTGATGCCTTACTTTATACAATTAAAGCGTACATTCCTAGTAAATATCATGAAAAAAATACCCCAAATGATAATAAGGATGAATTTGAGAGGGCCAGTAGACTCGAGTTACTTTCCGTTGTTGAAAATTCAAGTAAAATTAGCAGCAGTTTTTCCTGGTTTACCGTTTTTGCTGCACTTGTGGCAGCTGTTGGAATTATACAAAATAGCCCAGGTTTAGTTTTAGGCGCAAATATTATTGACCCTTCAATGAAACCTATCACGGGGGTTTCCTTTTCCTCTGTACTTGGTGAAAAAAAGCTGATTCGTCAGTCAATTGTCACAGCAATGTTCGGTCTATTCATTTCGATTACTATTGCGGCTTTATTAGGATTCTTTATTCCTCTTCCTACAGGCAGTAACGAATTTATCTCCCAGACCAAGGTTCACATTCTAGATATAGTAGTTGCAATTTCCGCTGGTGCTGCGGGAGCTATTTCTTTTGTTAAACGATCCCAAGGACAATTAGTAGGGGTAATGATCTCATTAGCTTTATTACCCCCTGCAATTGTCTTAGGTATGACGCTAGGAGCCTTTCAACTCCAGTCGGCCATTCAACCGTTGCTATTACTGTTAATCAATGTCAATTCAATCCTGTTGTCAGCCATTATTGTGTTTTGGCTCAGCGGCATTAAACCAGTCAATTGGAAAGATATTAAAGAAGCTAGCACTTCACGTGTTAACTCTTTATTGTTTACTGGTATAATCTTTTGTATATTGATCATTGCTGTTGTCCTTCTCCAATTCTAG
- a CDS encoding vWA domain-containing protein yields MNAKRTEIIFLLDRSGSMAGLESDTIGGFNALIEKQCNLQGETILSVVLFDDQYEVLWNGVDARIARLTNKEYYVRGCTALLDAVGRTILDVGQRLSRTSEEKTPGKVLFVITTDGMENASREFTHKKIKEMICHQEGKYGWEFLFVGANMDAIKEAGNVGICMENAYSFDTSGVGVEKMYSMVNEELSVRRQS; encoded by the coding sequence ATGAATGCGAAGCGGACGGAAATTATCTTTTTGCTTGATCGCAGCGGGTCAATGGCTGGCCTTGAAAGTGACACCATTGGCGGGTTTAATGCCTTAATTGAAAAACAGTGTAACCTGCAGGGTGAAACAATTTTATCAGTGGTACTTTTTGATGATCAGTATGAAGTACTTTGGAATGGTGTTGACGCAAGAATCGCCAGACTGACGAATAAGGAATATTATGTAAGAGGATGTACTGCCCTGCTTGATGCAGTAGGGAGGACTATTCTGGATGTTGGGCAAAGGTTATCAAGGACAAGTGAAGAAAAAACGCCTGGTAAGGTACTATTTGTGATTACGACGGATGGTATGGAAAACGCGAGTCGTGAATTCACCCACAAGAAAATTAAAGAAATGATCTGTCATCAGGAGGGAAAATACGGGTGGGAATTTCTTTTCGTCGGTGCCAATATGGATGCTATAAAAGAAGCGGGTAATGTGGGAATTTGCATGGAAAATGCCTACAGCTTTGATACTTCAGGTGTAGGTGTGGAAAAAATGTATTCCATGGTTAACGAAGAGTTATCAGTCAGACGGCAAAGTTAA
- a CDS encoding cell wall hydrolase — MYNHKKLFFVIILSISVLALPMAANAASYTVKEGESFWSISHKFDVSLSNLQIANNRSGSLLYAGEMISIPNDISYEDKQLMAQLVHAEAKGEPYAGKVAVATVILNRVDSNKFPDTVEGVVYEREGGHYAFTPVKNGAINQPAGAESMKAVNEAIAFKGQGQGSLYFYNPEISTSDWIFSRDVTVTIGNHRFAK; from the coding sequence TTGTACAATCACAAGAAATTATTTTTTGTCATTATATTATCTATCAGCGTATTAGCCCTTCCAATGGCTGCGAACGCTGCATCGTATACAGTTAAAGAAGGCGAGTCATTCTGGTCAATTTCGCATAAGTTTGACGTTAGTCTATCAAACTTACAAATAGCAAATAATCGTTCTGGGAGCCTTTTATATGCAGGAGAAATGATTAGTATTCCAAATGATATCTCCTATGAGGATAAACAATTGATGGCACAGCTTGTCCACGCGGAAGCTAAAGGAGAACCATACGCCGGAAAGGTTGCAGTTGCGACCGTGATCCTAAATCGAGTTGATAGCAATAAGTTCCCTGACACAGTTGAGGGAGTTGTTTATGAGCGCGAAGGTGGACACTATGCATTCACACCTGTTAAAAACGGGGCAATCAACCAACCCGCGGGGGCAGAATCAATGAAAGCTGTCAATGAAGCAATCGCATTCAAAGGTCAAGGACAAGGATCCTTATACTTCTATAATCCGGAAATATCTACAAGTGACTGGATATTTTCACGTGATGTGACAGTTACAATTGGGAATCATCGATTTGCTAAATAA
- a CDS encoding PadR family transcriptional regulator — MIPLLILGLLKQNPGSYGYELLALMDERHYKYIVNFTKGSFYYNLQQLEEKQYIKKVDQLDNTRETRNYIITELGDNEFEKLMYKYGSKTEYINLSFYAAMLFTDEYKSEELTKLIEIQIEQTKKKISLLEQSIQYETIPAYFKKMLENSLSHHLVNVQWFEGLLKEIRNEN; from the coding sequence TTGATACCATTACTAATTTTAGGTTTATTAAAACAAAATCCAGGTTCTTACGGATACGAATTATTGGCCCTTATGGATGAGAGACATTATAAATATATTGTTAATTTCACTAAAGGGTCATTCTACTATAATCTTCAACAATTAGAAGAAAAGCAATATATTAAAAAAGTTGACCAATTAGACAACACTAGGGAGACGCGTAATTATATTATCACTGAACTAGGGGATAATGAATTTGAAAAATTAATGTACAAGTATGGCTCTAAGACAGAGTATATAAACTTGTCTTTTTATGCAGCAATGTTGTTTACTGATGAATATAAAAGCGAGGAGCTAACAAAACTAATAGAAATTCAAATCGAACAAACTAAAAAGAAAATTTCCCTATTAGAACAATCTATTCAGTATGAAACAATTCCTGCTTATTTTAAAAAAATGCTGGAAAATTCCCTTTCTCACCATTTAGTAAATGTTCAATGGTTTGAAGGACTGTTAAAAGAAATAAGAAATGAAAACTAA